In Neorhizobium sp. NCHU2750, a single genomic region encodes these proteins:
- a CDS encoding ABC transporter ATP-binding protein: MQIATGSSNKAGAQGFSVVSARKLGLTFETNDGPVHALSDVDLEVRRGDFVSFIGPSGCGKTTFLRVIADLERATSGDITVNGMTPENARKSRSYGYVFQAPALYPWRTIEKNIALPLEIMNYTSAERKERIERTLDLVNLTGFGKKYPWQLSGGMQQRASIARALAFDADLLLMDEPFGALDEIVRDHLNEQLLKLWARTEKTICFVTHSIPEAVYLSTKIVVMSPRPGRVTDVIESTLPKDRPLEIRETPEFLAIAHRVREGLRAGHSYEE, encoded by the coding sequence AAATAGCCACCGGATCATCCAACAAGGCAGGAGCCCAGGGCTTTTCGGTCGTCTCCGCCAGAAAGCTCGGTCTGACTTTCGAGACCAATGACGGACCTGTCCATGCGCTGTCCGATGTCGATCTGGAGGTGAGACGAGGCGATTTCGTCTCCTTCATCGGCCCGTCCGGCTGCGGCAAGACGACCTTCCTGCGGGTCATCGCCGATCTCGAACGCGCCACCTCGGGCGACATCACCGTCAACGGCATGACGCCGGAAAACGCCCGCAAGTCCCGTTCCTATGGCTATGTCTTCCAGGCCCCGGCGCTCTATCCCTGGCGCACGATCGAAAAGAACATCGCCCTGCCGCTCGAGATCATGAACTACACGAGCGCCGAGAGGAAGGAACGCATCGAGCGCACCCTCGATCTCGTCAATCTGACTGGCTTCGGCAAAAAGTACCCGTGGCAGCTTTCCGGCGGCATGCAGCAGCGCGCCTCGATAGCGAGAGCCCTCGCCTTCGATGCCGACCTGCTGCTGATGGACGAACCCTTCGGCGCGCTCGACGAGATCGTCCGCGATCACCTGAACGAACAATTGCTGAAACTCTGGGCGCGCACTGAGAAGACCATCTGCTTCGTCACCCATTCCATCCCCGAGGCCGTCTACCTCTCCACCAAGATCGTCGTCATGTCGCCGCGCCCCGGCCGGGTGACCGACGTGATCGAATCGACGCTGCCGAAGGACCGCCCGCTGGAAATCCGCGAAACCCCGGAATTTTTAGCCATCGCACATCGGGTGCGCGAAGGCCTTAGGGCGGGGCATAGCTATGAGGAATAG
- a CDS encoding endonuclease domain-containing protein — MPHSNIDPKTRTRARRLRRELTKAEAAMWNMLRDLRPLGARFRRETPIGPYIADFAWLSARVVIEVDGDSHETDHGRRHDARRDVFMHSEGFTILRFDNRQVLDGPDYVAIEIENHLAAFLNREPTP, encoded by the coding sequence ATGCCGCATTCCAACATCGATCCCAAAACCCGAACCCGAGCCAGACGACTTCGCCGCGAACTCACCAAGGCCGAAGCCGCCATGTGGAACATGTTGCGCGACCTTCGCCCTCTCGGTGCCCGCTTCCGCCGCGAAACGCCGATCGGCCCCTATATCGCTGATTTCGCCTGGCTTTCCGCCCGCGTCGTCATCGAAGTCGATGGCGACAGCCACGAGACCGACCACGGCCGCCGGCACGATGCTAGACGTGATGTATTCATGCATTCCGAAGGCTTCACCATCCTGCGCTTCGACAACCGTCAGGTCCTCGACGGACCGGATTACGTCGCCATCGAAATCGAGAACCATCTGGCTGCCTTCCTGAACAGGGAGCCCACCCCATGA
- a CDS encoding ABC transporter permease, with protein sequence MHQEKLFQHRILPVAVFVIAIVAIWYIGAYALNAPFQRDLDRRANVTPTAIEFFEKTMSQPKPTLPAPHQVATNVFENTFLRSVTSNRSLVYHAWVTLSSTAVGFTLGTLLGILIAVGIVHVKTLDRSLMPWIIASQMVPILAVAPMVIVVLGAVNITGLLPKALISTYLSFFPVAVGMVKGLRSPELIQLDLMRTYNASIAQTFWKLRVPASVPFLFTSMKVAIAASLVGAIVGELPTGAVAGIGSKLLAGAYYSQTIDIWAALIAGSVLAAILVAIVALVGRLVERAMGAKPRGRASS encoded by the coding sequence ATGCACCAGGAAAAGCTCTTCCAGCACAGGATCTTGCCCGTCGCGGTCTTCGTCATTGCCATCGTCGCCATTTGGTATATCGGCGCCTATGCCTTGAATGCACCCTTCCAGCGCGATCTTGACCGGCGCGCCAACGTCACCCCAACGGCGATCGAATTCTTCGAAAAGACCATGTCGCAGCCGAAGCCGACGCTTCCCGCGCCCCATCAAGTGGCGACGAACGTGTTCGAGAATACCTTCCTGCGCAGCGTCACCTCCAATCGCAGCCTCGTCTACCATGCCTGGGTGACGCTATCCTCGACCGCGGTCGGCTTCACGCTCGGCACGCTTCTCGGCATCCTGATCGCCGTCGGCATCGTCCATGTGAAGACGCTCGACCGCAGCCTGATGCCCTGGATCATCGCCTCGCAGATGGTGCCGATCCTCGCCGTGGCACCCATGGTCATCGTCGTGCTCGGCGCGGTCAACATTACCGGGCTTCTGCCCAAGGCGCTGATTTCCACCTACCTCTCCTTCTTCCCCGTCGCCGTCGGCATGGTGAAGGGTTTGCGCTCGCCCGAACTCATCCAGCTCGACCTGATGCGCACCTATAATGCCAGCATCGCCCAGACCTTCTGGAAGCTGCGCGTGCCGGCCTCCGTCCCCTTCCTGTTCACCTCGATGAAGGTGGCGATCGCCGCAAGCCTGGTCGGCGCCATCGTTGGCGAACTGCCGACCGGCGCCGTTGCCGGCATCGGCTCCAAACTCCTCGCCGGCGCCTATTACAGCCAGACGATCGATATCTGGGCTGCGCTGATTGCCGGCTCCGTGCTCGCCGCCATCCTCGTGGCGATCGTCGCGCTGGTCGGCCGTCTCGTCGAGCGCGCCATGGGCGCCAAGCCGCGCGGGAGAGCCTCGTCATGA
- a CDS encoding ABC transporter permease, which translates to MTIFTRSWQGWLALILSLAALCSLPLLLPDATAQFQQVTMFSIFVLTIGGAALSLLPLPTLFVAVMLLVCSHLSTGLLIGGLGGNEGHAALAFFLVLAADWLLAWRCVTLLSGIRPRSSLGEALLRLVIPAVFGIWILILWEAATRGLGIPFILLPPPSAIGARIATSLPILWADVQQTVFKSVIFGYVVGCAAGFVVAILADRIAFVRRGLLPIANLMSALPIIGVAPVMVMWFGFDWQSKAAVVIVMTFFPMLVNTIAGLGAAGSMERDLMRSYASDYAQTLTKLRLPAAMPFIFNALKINSTLALIGAIVAEFFGTPIVGMGFRISTEIGRMNVDMVWAEIAVAALAGSVFYGVIALGERATTFWHPSNRGG; encoded by the coding sequence ATGACGATCTTCACGCGTTCCTGGCAGGGCTGGCTCGCCCTCATCCTGTCGCTTGCAGCGCTCTGCAGCCTGCCGCTGCTGCTGCCGGATGCCACCGCCCAGTTTCAGCAGGTGACGATGTTCTCCATCTTCGTGCTGACGATCGGCGGCGCGGCCCTGTCGCTCCTGCCCCTGCCGACACTGTTCGTCGCCGTCATGCTTTTGGTCTGCAGCCATCTTTCCACCGGACTGCTGATCGGCGGCCTTGGCGGAAATGAAGGTCACGCGGCGCTGGCCTTCTTTCTCGTGCTTGCCGCAGACTGGCTGCTGGCCTGGCGCTGCGTCACTCTTCTCTCCGGCATCAGGCCGCGCTCGTCGCTCGGCGAGGCGCTCCTTCGGCTGGTCATACCGGCAGTCTTCGGCATCTGGATCCTGATCCTCTGGGAAGCGGCGACCCGCGGCCTCGGCATTCCCTTCATCCTACTGCCGCCGCCTTCCGCCATCGGCGCGCGCATTGCCACCTCCCTGCCGATCCTCTGGGCCGATGTGCAGCAGACCGTCTTCAAGTCCGTCATCTTTGGTTATGTCGTTGGTTGCGCGGCAGGTTTTGTCGTCGCCATTCTCGCCGACCGCATCGCCTTCGTCCGCCGCGGCCTGCTGCCGATCGCCAACCTCATGTCGGCGCTGCCGATCATCGGCGTCGCCCCGGTCATGGTCATGTGGTTCGGCTTCGACTGGCAGTCGAAGGCCGCCGTCGTCATCGTCATGACCTTCTTCCCGATGCTGGTGAACACCATTGCCGGCCTTGGTGCCGCAGGCTCCATGGAACGCGACCTGATGCGCTCCTATGCGTCGGACTATGCGCAGACCCTGACGAAACTGCGCCTGCCCGCCGCCATGCCCTTCATCTTCAACGCGCTGAAGATCAATTCGACGCTTGCTTTGATCGGCGCCATCGTCGCCGAATTCTTCGGCACGCCGATCGTCGGCATGGGCTTTCGCATCTCGACCGAGATCGGCCGCATGAATGTCGACATGGTCTGGGCGGAAATCGCGGTTGCAGCACTCGCCGGATCTGTCTTTTATGGTGTGATAGCGCTTGGCGAGAGAGCGACGACATTCTGGCATCCGTCTAACCGTGGGGGTTAG
- a CDS encoding ABC transporter substrate-binding protein, with the protein MKKIMKALMATAIGATAVLSAAEAMAADKLTLQLKWVAQGQFGGYYVAKDKGFYEAEGLDVTIKPGGPDIAPEQVIAGGGADVIVDWMGGALVAREKGVPLVNIAQPFQKSGLEMICPKDGPVKTEADFKGKTLGVWFFGNEYPFFAWMNKLGLKTEGGADGVTVLKQSFDVQPLVQKQANCISVMTYNEYWQAIDAGFKPEDLVVFNYTKLGNDLLEDGLYALDTKLKDPKFKDDMVKFVRASMKGWKYAMENPDEAAEIVMDNGGQDENHQKRMMGEVAKLIGDGKLDMATYDRTVKALTDQKIISKAPEGAYTTDITTAALK; encoded by the coding sequence ATGAAAAAGATCATGAAGGCATTGATGGCGACCGCCATCGGCGCGACGGCGGTGCTTTCCGCCGCAGAAGCAATGGCTGCCGACAAGCTGACGCTGCAGCTGAAATGGGTGGCCCAGGGCCAGTTCGGTGGCTATTACGTCGCCAAGGACAAGGGCTTCTACGAGGCCGAAGGCCTTGACGTGACGATCAAGCCCGGCGGCCCGGATATCGCACCCGAACAGGTCATCGCCGGCGGCGGTGCAGACGTCATCGTCGACTGGATGGGTGGCGCGCTGGTGGCCCGCGAAAAGGGCGTTCCGCTCGTCAACATCGCCCAGCCCTTCCAGAAATCCGGCCTGGAAATGATCTGCCCCAAGGATGGCCCGGTCAAGACCGAGGCGGACTTCAAGGGCAAGACGCTCGGCGTCTGGTTCTTCGGCAACGAATATCCGTTCTTCGCCTGGATGAACAAGCTCGGCCTCAAGACCGAAGGCGGCGCCGATGGCGTCACCGTCCTGAAGCAGAGCTTCGACGTGCAGCCGCTCGTCCAGAAACAGGCGAACTGCATCTCGGTCATGACCTATAACGAATACTGGCAGGCGATCGATGCCGGCTTCAAGCCGGAAGACCTCGTCGTCTTCAATTACACCAAGCTCGGCAACGACCTGCTGGAAGACGGCCTCTATGCGCTCGACACCAAGCTCAAGGATCCGAAGTTCAAGGACGACATGGTGAAATTCGTCCGCGCTTCGATGAAGGGCTGGAAATACGCCATGGAAAATCCGGATGAAGCCGCCGAGATCGTCATGGACAATGGCGGCCAGGATGAAAATCACCAGAAGCGGATGATGGGCGAAGTCGCCAAGCTGATCGGCGACGGCAAGCTCGACATGGCGACCTATGACCGCACGGTCAAGGCGCTCACCGACCAGAAGATCATCAGCAAGGCACCGGAAGGCGCCTACACGACCGACATCACCACTGCCGCGCTGAAATAA
- a CDS encoding efflux RND transporter periplasmic adaptor subunit — protein sequence MPPSLSKLIPGLIACGIVIAASSAQAQEAAKPAEAEPKLPAIVVTTVTARPLTDRVIATGTIRPIDEIYVQPLVEGLSVKTINVDVADDVKAGDVLASLNDDALVLQKSQYQANKAKAEASVAQYQAQVVEAQANLDDATRQRDRTEKLTQSGTSTASQLEQANAQVDVARARLNAARQAVAVGQSDVHVIDAQIADVDLQLARTSVKAPVSGVVSVKNARVGAIASGNGDPLFTLIKDGAIELVADISESDIQKAKVGQKALVTVAGNPKEIEGRVRLVSPTVDQTTRLGLVHIEIDADSGARAGMYGRASIIVAETNALALPLSAVTTGREGSLARKVENGVVKQVRIDTGFQDGGFVEVLNGLTQGDTVVAKAGAFVRDGDHIAPVPEKTADGKATEVSQ from the coding sequence ATGCCGCCTAGCCTTTCGAAACTGATCCCCGGACTGATCGCATGTGGCATCGTCATCGCCGCATCATCTGCACAAGCGCAGGAGGCGGCCAAACCGGCTGAGGCGGAGCCGAAACTCCCGGCCATCGTCGTGACCACGGTGACGGCACGACCGCTGACCGACCGCGTGATTGCGACCGGGACGATCCGCCCGATAGACGAGATCTATGTCCAGCCGCTTGTCGAAGGCCTGTCGGTGAAGACGATCAACGTCGATGTTGCCGACGACGTGAAGGCAGGCGACGTGCTCGCCAGCCTCAACGACGACGCGCTCGTCCTGCAGAAGAGCCAGTATCAGGCCAACAAGGCCAAGGCCGAGGCTTCGGTGGCGCAATATCAGGCCCAGGTGGTCGAGGCACAGGCAAATCTCGACGACGCGACGAGACAGCGGGACCGCACAGAGAAGCTCACCCAGAGCGGCACCAGCACCGCGTCGCAGCTCGAACAGGCCAATGCGCAGGTGGATGTCGCCCGCGCCAGATTGAACGCCGCCCGCCAGGCGGTCGCGGTCGGCCAGTCCGACGTCCATGTCATCGACGCCCAGATTGCCGATGTCGACCTGCAGCTTGCCCGTACCAGCGTCAAGGCGCCGGTATCAGGCGTGGTTTCCGTCAAGAACGCCAGGGTCGGCGCCATCGCCTCGGGCAACGGTGACCCGCTGTTCACCCTCATCAAGGACGGCGCGATCGAACTGGTCGCCGATATTTCCGAATCCGATATCCAGAAGGCAAAGGTCGGCCAGAAGGCTCTCGTCACCGTTGCCGGCAACCCGAAGGAGATCGAGGGCCGCGTCCGCCTCGTCTCGCCGACCGTCGACCAGACGACACGGCTCGGCCTCGTGCATATCGAGATCGATGCCGATAGTGGTGCGCGTGCCGGCATGTATGGCCGGGCCTCGATCATCGTTGCCGAAACGAATGCGCTCGCTTTGCCCCTTTCCGCCGTCACCACCGGGCGCGAGGGCTCCCTCGCCCGCAAGGTCGAAAATGGCGTCGTCAAGCAGGTCAGGATCGACACCGGCTTCCAGGACGGCGGCTTCGTCGAGGTTCTGAACGGCCTGACGCAGGGCGATACGGTCGTCGCCAAGGCGGGCGCCTTCGTCCGCGACGGCGATCATATCGCCCCGGTCCCCGAAAAGACCGCCGACGGCAAGGCGACGGAGGTATCGCAATGA
- a CDS encoding efflux RND transporter permease subunit — translation MNFSAWSIRNPVAPLLAFALLVFVGIQAFYALPITRFPNIDVPVVSISVTQSGASPAELEMQVTKEVEDAVASISGIDEIQSTITDGLSLTTVVFRIEKPTEEAVQDTKDAIDKIRSDLPAGIEEPIVSKVDVEGQAIQTFAVSSPNMTLEELSWFVDDTITRELQGEPGIGRIDRYGGADREVRISLDAAKLDAYGITAADVNAQIRSTNVDLGSGRGQVAGNEQTIRTLGDARNVQQLADTSIALSNGRFVKLSELGRVTDTYEEPKSFSRFNGNPTVTFAVFRAKGASEVSVARTVSESLDGIRKAHPDVSIEMVDDSVYFTYGNYEAALHTLMEGSILAVIVVFLFLRNWRATLIAAIALPLSAIPTFWIMNMMGFSLNLVSFLALTLATGILVDDAIVEIENIARHIKMGKTPYRAALEAADEIGLAVIATSFTIIAVFVPVSFMPGIAGQYFIQFGLTVAFSVFFSLAVARLITPLMAAYLMRAEDAMDDHHDNDGRLMKAYTRLVTGTTSRWYWRYTTMIAAFVFLAGSLFLLSKVPGSFLPPDDNSRVVLSLELPPNATLDETDATSTRVYEAVRNIDGVESVFTLGGASPKGDLELRRATVRVNLKNIDHSLIKTLVNKGLGSTPLIGDLIPKIPEHGRTRPQWDVEKDIFAAVHQIPDVRISKVNDRAERDLSFNFLSSNEDDLNDAVSLLESRLRASSILANVSSEGALPRPELQIRPRMAEASRLGITPQEISETVRVATIGDIDANLAKISLDSRQIPIRVQTSLDVRRDLQAIRNLKVKTSSGTMVPLYSVADIDYSEGPSSIKRNNRYRVVSIGSDVPFGTALDTSTAEFKRIVAETDLPPTVKLAESGDAKVQAEMVENFGKAMLMGLLLVLVVLILLFKDVIQPLTILFSLPLAIGGVAVALIVTQNALSMPVLIGILMLMGIVTKNAILLVDFAIEMKRHGLDRVHAMVEAGRKRARPIIMTSIAMSAGMLPSAMGVGEGGSFRAPMAIAVIGGIIVSTVLSLVVVPSFFLIMDDLSRLLGRLFGRFVGKKEDEELVSTDEVARQTRQHGRALSDLERRLEKLESDDNSTPSGKQSGLQSDAQAGHRVLRLPPMAAE, via the coding sequence ATGAACTTCTCCGCCTGGTCGATCCGCAATCCGGTAGCACCGCTTCTCGCCTTCGCCCTGCTCGTCTTCGTCGGCATCCAGGCCTTCTATGCCCTGCCGATCACCCGCTTCCCCAATATCGACGTGCCGGTCGTGTCGATCTCCGTCACCCAGAGCGGCGCCTCGCCGGCCGAACTGGAAATGCAGGTGACCAAGGAGGTCGAGGACGCCGTCGCCTCGATTAGCGGCATCGACGAGATCCAGTCGACGATTACCGATGGCCTGTCGCTGACGACCGTCGTCTTCCGCATCGAAAAGCCGACCGAAGAGGCGGTGCAGGACACCAAGGACGCGATCGACAAGATCCGCAGCGATCTGCCGGCCGGCATCGAGGAACCGATCGTCTCCAAGGTCGATGTCGAGGGCCAGGCGATCCAGACCTTCGCCGTCTCCTCGCCCAACATGACGCTGGAAGAGCTGTCCTGGTTCGTCGACGACACGATTACCCGCGAATTGCAGGGCGAGCCCGGCATCGGCCGGATCGATCGTTACGGCGGCGCCGACCGCGAAGTGCGCATCTCGCTCGATGCCGCCAAGCTCGATGCCTATGGCATCACCGCGGCCGACGTCAACGCGCAGATCCGCAGCACCAATGTCGATCTCGGCTCCGGCCGCGGCCAGGTGGCCGGCAACGAACAGACGATCCGCACGCTGGGCGATGCCCGCAACGTCCAGCAACTGGCCGACACCAGTATCGCGCTGTCGAACGGCCGCTTCGTCAAGCTGTCGGAACTCGGCCGCGTCACCGATACTTATGAGGAGCCGAAATCCTTCTCGCGCTTCAACGGCAACCCGACGGTCACCTTCGCGGTCTTCCGCGCCAAGGGCGCCAGCGAGGTTTCCGTCGCAAGGACGGTTTCCGAAAGCCTGGACGGCATCCGCAAGGCCCATCCGGACGTGTCGATCGAGATGGTCGATGACTCCGTCTACTTCACCTACGGCAATTACGAGGCTGCGCTGCACACGCTGATGGAAGGCTCGATCCTCGCCGTCATCGTCGTCTTCCTGTTCTTGAGAAACTGGCGCGCCACGCTGATCGCCGCCATCGCCCTGCCGCTCTCGGCCATCCCGACTTTCTGGATCATGAACATGATGGGGTTCTCGCTGAACCTCGTCTCCTTCCTCGCGCTGACGCTGGCGACCGGTATTCTGGTCGACGACGCGATCGTCGAGATCGAAAACATCGCCCGCCATATCAAGATGGGCAAGACGCCCTATCGCGCCGCGCTCGAAGCGGCGGACGAGATCGGCCTGGCGGTGATCGCCACCAGCTTCACCATCATCGCCGTCTTCGTGCCGGTCTCCTTCATGCCGGGCATTGCCGGCCAGTACTTCATCCAGTTCGGCCTGACGGTTGCCTTCTCGGTGTTCTTCTCGCTTGCCGTGGCGCGGCTGATCACGCCGCTGATGGCCGCCTATCTGATGCGTGCCGAAGACGCGATGGACGACCATCACGACAATGACGGACGGCTGATGAAGGCCTATACGCGCCTCGTCACCGGCACGACCAGCCGCTGGTACTGGCGCTATACGACAATGATCGCAGCCTTCGTCTTCCTCGCCGGATCGCTGTTCCTGTTGAGCAAGGTGCCAGGTTCCTTCCTGCCGCCGGACGACAACTCGCGTGTCGTCCTCTCGCTCGAACTGCCGCCCAACGCGACGCTCGACGAGACGGATGCGACCAGCACCAGGGTCTACGAGGCGGTCAGGAATATCGATGGCGTCGAAAGCGTCTTCACGCTGGGCGGCGCCTCGCCCAAGGGCGATCTCGAACTGCGCCGCGCCACGGTGCGCGTCAACTTAAAGAACATCGACCATTCGCTGATCAAGACGCTGGTCAACAAGGGCCTCGGCTCGACACCGCTGATCGGCGATCTCATCCCGAAAATTCCCGAGCATGGCCGCACCCGGCCGCAATGGGATGTCGAAAAGGATATCTTCGCCGCCGTCCACCAGATCCCGGATGTGCGCATTTCCAAGGTCAACGACCGGGCCGAGCGCGACCTCTCGTTCAACTTCCTCTCCTCCAACGAGGACGACCTGAACGATGCCGTGAGCCTTCTGGAATCTCGGCTGCGCGCCTCCTCCATCCTTGCCAATGTCTCGTCGGAAGGCGCTCTCCCCCGCCCGGAACTGCAGATCCGCCCGCGCATGGCGGAGGCTTCCCGCCTCGGCATCACGCCGCAGGAGATTTCCGAGACCGTCCGCGTCGCGACGATCGGCGATATCGACGCCAATCTGGCGAAGATTTCGCTCGACAGCCGGCAGATCCCGATCCGCGTCCAGACCTCGCTCGACGTGCGCCGCGACCTGCAGGCAATCCGCAATCTCAAGGTCAAGACCTCGTCGGGCACGATGGTGCCGCTCTACAGCGTCGCCGATATCGACTATTCCGAAGGCCCGAGCTCGATCAAGCGCAACAACCGCTACCGCGTCGTCTCGATCGGGTCCGACGTGCCCTTCGGCACGGCGCTCGACACATCGACGGCCGAGTTCAAGCGGATCGTCGCCGAAACCGACCTGCCGCCGACGGTCAAGCTGGCCGAAAGCGGCGATGCCAAGGTTCAGGCCGAAATGGTCGAGAACTTCGGCAAGGCCATGCTGATGGGCCTGTTGTTGGTTCTGGTCGTGCTGATCCTGCTGTTCAAGGATGTCATCCAGCCGCTGACCATTCTCTTCTCGCTGCCGCTGGCGATCGGCGGCGTCGCGGTTGCCCTGATCGTCACCCAGAATGCCCTCTCCATGCCCGTGCTGATCGGCATCCTGATGCTGATGGGCATCGTCACCAAGAACGCCATCCTGCTCGTCGATTTCGCCATCGAGATGAAGCGGCATGGCCTCGATCGCGTTCACGCCATGGTGGAAGCCGGCCGCAAGCGGGCTCGGCCGATCATCATGACATCCATCGCCATGTCGGCCGGCATGCTGCCATCCGCCATGGGTGTCGGCGAAGGCGGCTCCTTCCGCGCCCCGATGGCGATTGCCGTGATTGGCGGCATTATCGTCTCGACGGTACTGTCTCTGGTCGTGGTTCCCTCCTTCTTCCTGATCATGGACGATCTGTCACGCCTGCTCGGCAGGCTGTTCGGACGCTTCGTCGGAAAGAAGGAAGACGAGGAACTTGTCTCGACTGACGAGGTCGCGCGCCAGACACGCCAGCATGGCCGCGCTCTCTCGGATCTCGAAAGGCGGCTGGAAAAGCTCGAAAGCGACGATAATTCAACGCCTTCCGGCAAACAGTCGGGCCTCCAGTCGGATGCGCAGGCCGGCCATCGTGTGCTGAGACTGCCGCCGATGGCGGCCGAGTGA
- a CDS encoding Crp/Fnr family transcriptional regulator, giving the protein MNSSLKLSNRDRAVLLKAPFLAGLGNAALVRLMSTMTISTLPARKFVMREGENADAFYCVLSGYVRLFRLSREGREADIMVCAPGETFAECLLFSDSVYRCNAQTAEPTTLARFDMQAVRDLAQQDPEIAKALISAISRHLLGTMDCIANDRLFTAPQRVANYILSRCPMEGSSASIRLPFQKSLLAGMLGLAPEALSRAFSSLRRVGVTVRGRIIQVGDVQALRNI; this is encoded by the coding sequence ATGAACAGCAGCCTCAAACTCAGCAATCGAGACCGGGCAGTGCTTCTGAAGGCACCGTTTCTGGCGGGGCTGGGCAATGCTGCCCTGGTCCGCCTGATGTCGACGATGACGATCAGCACGCTCCCGGCCCGCAAGTTCGTAATGCGGGAAGGAGAAAATGCGGACGCATTCTATTGCGTCCTCAGTGGATATGTCCGGCTTTTCCGTTTGAGCCGCGAGGGACGCGAAGCCGACATCATGGTCTGCGCTCCGGGCGAAACCTTTGCCGAATGCCTGCTGTTCAGCGACAGCGTCTATCGGTGCAATGCCCAGACGGCGGAACCGACCACGCTCGCCCGCTTCGACATGCAGGCCGTGCGCGATCTCGCCCAGCAGGATCCGGAAATCGCCAAGGCACTGATTTCCGCCATTTCGCGCCACCTGCTCGGCACGATGGACTGCATCGCCAACGATCGCCTGTTCACCGCGCCGCAGAGAGTGGCCAACTATATCCTCAGCCGTTGCCCGATGGAGGGCAGCTCCGCGTCGATCCGCCTGCCGTTCCAGAAGAGCCTGCTTGCCGGCATGCTGGGGCTGGCGCCGGAAGCCCTGTCGCGCGCCTTTTCCAGCCTGCGTCGGGTCGGCGTCACCGTGCGCGGCCGCATCATCCAGGTCGGAGACGTTCAGGCATTGAGGAATATCTAG
- the ureG gene encoding urease accessory protein UreG — protein sequence MKSANGPLRVGIGGPVGSGKTHLTEKLCKAMREEFSVAVVTNDIYTKEDAEALVRMQALSSDRIVGVETGGCPHTAIREDATINLQAIAGLNQRIPDLDVVFIESGGDNLAATFSPDLADITIYVISTCQGEEIPRKGGPGITRSDLLVINKKDLAPYVGVDIDVMDRDAARMREMKPHVFTDLKRGEGVGHIVEFLKREGGLSSMA from the coding sequence ATGAAATCGGCGAACGGACCTTTGCGCGTCGGCATTGGCGGCCCGGTGGGCTCGGGCAAGACGCATCTGACCGAAAAGCTCTGCAAGGCGATGCGCGAGGAGTTTTCCGTCGCCGTCGTCACCAACGATATCTATACCAAGGAAGATGCCGAGGCGCTGGTGCGCATGCAGGCGCTTTCGTCCGACCGGATTGTCGGGGTCGAGACCGGCGGATGTCCGCATACGGCGATCCGCGAGGATGCCACCATCAACCTGCAGGCGATCGCGGGATTGAACCAGCGCATTCCTGATCTCGATGTTGTTTTCATTGAATCGGGCGGCGACAATCTGGCGGCAACCTTCTCGCCGGATCTCGCCGATATCACCATCTATGTCATTTCCACCTGCCAGGGCGAGGAAATCCCGCGCAAGGGAGGACCGGGCATCACCCGCTCGGATCTCTTGGTCATCAACAAGAAGGACCTTGCGCCCTATGTCGGTGTCGATATCGACGTGATGGACCGGGATGCGGCGCGCATGCGCGAGATGAAGCCGCATGTGTTCACCGACCTGAAGCGCGGCGAGGGGGTCGGCCATATCGTCGAATTCCTCAAGCGCGAGGGCGGCCTTTCCAGCATGGCGTGA